From Cellulophaga lytica DSM 7489, a single genomic window includes:
- a CDS encoding mechanosensitive ion channel family protein, producing MDFLSDYEEYAEKFIGKFWEFLPDLIAAALILIVGLWVTKFINRMVAKFFSVKDYDPTLESFLQSFIKIALKVVLFVLVITQLGVQSSSLVAVIGAAGLAIGLALQGSLANFAGGVLILLFKPFKVGDFITAQGIDGTVKEISIFTTKLNTFGNQVAIIPNGELSNNNIVNYNIESTRRDKITVGIGYSSNIKLAKEILLQICSEKETILKDPAPEVYVAELADSSVNLSLRFWAKNEDFWEAHFYVMEELKLRFDDNNIEIPFPQRVMYQGQ from the coding sequence ATGGATTTCTTATCAGACTACGAAGAATATGCAGAAAAATTTATAGGAAAGTTTTGGGAGTTTTTACCAGACCTAATAGCGGCAGCTTTAATATTAATTGTTGGACTATGGGTTACTAAATTTATTAACCGTATGGTTGCTAAATTCTTTTCGGTTAAGGATTATGACCCAACTCTAGAATCTTTTTTACAGAGCTTTATAAAAATTGCTCTTAAAGTAGTTTTATTTGTATTAGTAATTACACAATTAGGCGTACAATCTTCTTCTCTAGTAGCTGTTATAGGTGCCGCTGGTTTAGCAATTGGCTTAGCTTTACAGGGTTCTTTAGCTAATTTTGCTGGTGGTGTTTTAATTTTATTGTTTAAGCCTTTTAAGGTTGGAGATTTTATAACAGCACAAGGTATAGACGGTACAGTTAAAGAAATATCTATTTTTACTACCAAGCTAAATACTTTTGGTAACCAAGTTGCAATTATACCAAACGGCGAATTGTCTAACAACAACATTGTAAACTACAATATAGAAAGTACACGTAGAGATAAAATTACAGTTGGCATTGGTTATAGCTCTAATATTAAACTAGCTAAAGAAATACTTTTACAAATTTGTAGCGAAAAAGAAACAATATTAAAAGATCCTGCGCCAGAGGTATATGTTGCAGAACTTGCAGATAGCTCTGTAAACCTTTCATTACGTTTTTGGGCTAAAAACGAAGATTTTTGGGAAGCACACTTTTACGTTATGGAAGAATTAAAACTTAGGTTTGATGATAATAACATTGAAATTCCTTTTCCACAACGTGTTATGTATCAAGGTCAATAA
- a CDS encoding dodecin family protein, with protein MAILKVIEVLSNSDKSWEDATKKAVVQASKSVKNIKSVYVQDQSAIVNDGEVTEFRVNLKITFEVK; from the coding sequence ATGGCAATTTTAAAAGTTATTGAAGTATTATCTAACTCTGATAAGAGTTGGGAAGACGCAACAAAAAAAGCAGTTGTGCAAGCATCTAAATCTGTAAAAAACATTAAATCTGTTTATGTGCAGGACCAAAGCGCAATTGTAAATGATGGTGAAGTAACAGAATTTAGAGTAAACCTTAAAATTACTTTTGAAGTAAAATAA
- a CDS encoding NifU family protein, with protein sequence MKEHNITIYTTTNPAILKFETNHFITKNNSYEYKNIDEAKNSPLAQQLFYLPFIKTVYISGNFIALERFDIVAWDDVRDEVAQQLVDYLNSGEVVVHEQEDPQSVPATVYAENTPNPAAMRFVANKLIVPTIFEFKNKEEAKDSDLATTLFQFPYVKEVFLDENYISVTKTDEADWNEITLELRESIQAFLTEGKEVVSANSISKQKQEAPATQLQDENLDDTSKQIIDILEEYVKPAVASDGGNIMFKSYDENTKKVNVILQGACSGCPSSTFTLKNGIENMLKNMMGDKIGEVVALNG encoded by the coding sequence ATGAAAGAGCACAATATAACTATATATACAACAACAAATCCGGCTATTTTAAAGTTTGAAACAAATCACTTTATAACAAAAAATAATAGCTACGAGTATAAAAATATTGATGAAGCTAAAAACTCGCCTCTAGCACAACAGTTATTTTATTTACCTTTTATAAAAACTGTTTATATATCTGGTAACTTTATAGCATTAGAGCGTTTTGATATTGTTGCTTGGGATGATGTTAGGGATGAAGTTGCACAACAATTAGTAGATTATTTAAATAGTGGCGAAGTTGTGGTACATGAACAAGAAGATCCACAAAGTGTGCCTGCAACAGTATACGCAGAAAACACACCTAACCCAGCAGCTATGCGTTTTGTAGCTAATAAATTAATTGTACCAACAATTTTTGAGTTTAAAAACAAAGAAGAAGCAAAAGATTCTGACTTAGCTACAACTTTATTTCAGTTCCCATATGTTAAAGAAGTCTTTTTAGATGAAAACTATATTTCTGTTACAAAAACAGATGAAGCAGATTGGAATGAAATAACGCTAGAATTAAGAGAAAGCATTCAGGCTTTTTTAACTGAAGGAAAAGAAGTTGTATCTGCCAATAGCATAAGTAAGCAAAAACAAGAAGCGCCTGCTACACAATTACAAGATGAAAACTTAGACGATACCTCTAAACAAATTATAGATATTTTAGAAGAGTATGTAAAACCTGCTGTAGCTAGTGATGGCGGCAACATTATGTTTAAGTCTTATGATGAAAATACCAAAAAAGTAAATGTAATTTTACAAGGAGCATGTAGTGGTTGTCCGTCTTCAACTTTTACCCTTAAAAACGGTATAGAAAATATGCTAAAAAATATGATGGGAGACAAAATTGGAGAGGTAGTTGCCTTAAATGGTTAA